GGTCGGCCAGCGTGGGCAGTTCGCTCTTGGCGTACTGGCGCAGTTCGCCGCGCGCCTTCATGCGCTTGAGGAAGTGGATGTAGCGCTCGTGCACCGCCGCGTGGTGGCGCGCCCAGGCGGTGGGCGCCTCGACCTCGGCCTCGTTGAGCAGGCGCCAGAACCAGGGGTTGTCAGAGAGGTACTCGAACACCGCGCGAAAGCCGATCTCTTCGGCTTCGAAGAAGCGCTCCTCGTTGCCGATGCGCTCGCGCACGTAGTCGAGCATCTGCAGGCCGAAGTGCGGCAGCAGCGTGTCGAACAGCGCCTGCCGCGAGGGGAAGTACAGGTAGAAGGTGCCGAGCGCGACGCCGCATGCGGCCGTGATCCGCTGGATCG
This is a stretch of genomic DNA from Hydrogenophaga crocea. It encodes these proteins:
- a CDS encoding TetR/AcrR family transcriptional regulator: MSTSRSRPNAETDAKRPAARAPRQPRKLSEASLQARAERAARTREEFLMAAAKVVGETGYRDASIQRITAACGVALGTFYLYFPSRQALFDTLLPHFGLQMLDYVRERIGNEERFFEAEEIGFRAVFEYLSDNPWFWRLLNEAEVEAPTAWARHHAAVHERYIHFLKRMKARGELRQYAKSELPTLADLLIAARDYVYRTHLTTASKGARTVPNATVRTYRRFIESGLANPAA